A genomic window from Rhizobium sp. 007 includes:
- a CDS encoding extracellular solute-binding protein, producing MLRVVFPLAFTLFCGAVAASPLHGIAMHGEPALPPDYKHFSYVNPDVKKGGKITYGVVGTFDNLNPFILKSMRTTARGMWDPDYGNLVYESLLLRSRDEPFTLYGLLAETVEWDEDRTFIQFNLNPKAKWSDGQPVTADDVMFSFELLRDKGRVPFANRLSLVSKMEKVGERSVRFTFNDKADRETPMIFGLFPVLPKHAIDPETFDRTSLVPPLGSGPYKIKTVKPGESITYERDPNYWGKDIPSKVGMDNYDQITVQYFLQDTTLFEAFKKGDIDVYPDGSPGHWATAYNFPAVSSGAVIKDTFQSKLPSGMFGFVFNTRRPLFANIKVREGLSLIFDFEWANKTLYSGAYKRTQSFWQNSKLSSFGVPADARELDMLGPIKDKIDPAILDGTYKLPVTDASGRDRTVLKKAVQVLKEGGYSIQGGKMADASGKPLAFEIMTQNADQEKLAIAFQRSLQTLGIAASVRTVDDSQYQSRTNSFDYDVILKSYVSSLSPGNEQLSYWSSAARDREGSSSFAGVADPNVDTSIKHILTARSDEDFTAAVRSYDRLLLSGHYVLPLYHIDQQWVARNKRLGRPDAVPLYGYQLPAWWDQSVQ from the coding sequence ATGCTCCGGGTTGTTTTCCCTCTTGCCTTTACGCTGTTTTGCGGCGCCGTTGCTGCCAGCCCGCTGCATGGTATCGCCATGCACGGAGAACCCGCACTGCCCCCGGATTACAAGCATTTCTCCTACGTCAACCCGGACGTGAAAAAAGGCGGCAAGATCACCTACGGCGTCGTCGGCACCTTCGATAATCTCAACCCTTTCATCCTGAAAAGCATGCGGACGACAGCGCGCGGCATGTGGGATCCGGACTATGGCAACCTCGTCTACGAATCGTTGCTGCTGCGCTCCCGGGACGAACCTTTCACTCTCTATGGACTGCTTGCGGAAACCGTCGAATGGGACGAGGACCGCACGTTCATCCAGTTCAATCTCAATCCGAAAGCCAAGTGGTCCGACGGCCAGCCGGTGACGGCCGACGACGTCATGTTCTCCTTCGAGTTGCTGCGCGACAAAGGACGCGTGCCCTTCGCGAATCGTCTCAGCCTTGTCTCCAAGATGGAGAAGGTCGGCGAGCGCAGCGTGCGCTTCACCTTCAACGACAAGGCAGACCGCGAAACGCCGATGATCTTTGGACTTTTTCCAGTCCTGCCCAAGCACGCCATCGATCCCGAAACCTTCGACCGGACGTCTCTCGTGCCGCCGCTCGGCTCCGGCCCTTACAAGATCAAGACGGTGAAGCCCGGCGAGAGTATCACCTATGAGCGCGACCCGAACTATTGGGGCAAGGATATCCCCTCCAAGGTCGGCATGGACAATTACGACCAGATCACCGTTCAGTATTTTCTTCAGGACACGACGCTCTTCGAGGCCTTCAAGAAGGGCGATATCGACGTCTATCCCGACGGCAGCCCCGGGCACTGGGCGACGGCCTATAATTTTCCGGCGGTTTCTTCCGGTGCCGTGATCAAGGATACATTCCAGTCGAAGCTGCCGAGCGGCATGTTCGGCTTTGTCTTCAACACGCGACGGCCGCTATTCGCAAACATCAAGGTTCGGGAGGGACTCTCGCTGATCTTCGACTTCGAATGGGCGAACAAGACGCTCTATTCCGGTGCCTACAAGCGTACGCAGAGCTTCTGGCAGAATTCGAAGCTTTCGAGCTTCGGCGTTCCGGCCGACGCCCGCGAACTCGACATGCTAGGCCCGATCAAAGACAAGATCGACCCTGCCATCCTCGACGGCACCTACAAGCTGCCTGTGACCGATGCTTCCGGACGCGACCGAACTGTGCTGAAAAAGGCAGTGCAGGTGCTGAAGGAAGGCGGCTATTCGATCCAGGGCGGCAAGATGGCGGATGCCAGCGGCAAGCCGCTTGCCTTCGAGATCATGACGCAGAATGCCGATCAGGAGAAACTTGCGATTGCCTTTCAGCGTTCGCTCCAAACCCTGGGCATTGCCGCTTCGGTCCGCACAGTGGACGATTCGCAATATCAGAGCCGGACCAATAGTTTCGACTATGATGTTATCCTAAAATCTTATGTGTCGTCGCTCTCGCCCGGCAACGAGCAGCTTTCCTATTGGTCCTCGGCTGCGCGCGACCGCGAGGGCAGTTCAAGTTTCGCGGGCGTTGCCGACCCAAATGTCGATACGTCGATCAAGCATATTCTTACCGCGCGCTCCGACGAGGATTTCACCGCCGCCGTCAGGTCGTATGACCGATTGCTGCTTTCCGGCCATTATGTATTGCCTCTCTACCATATCGACCAGCAATGGGTCGCACGCAACAAGCGGCTCGGCCGTCCCGACGCTGTGCCGCTTTACGGCTACCAGCTTCCGGCCTGGTGGGATCAGAGCGTGCAATAA
- a CDS encoding invasion associated locus B family protein: protein MMFKSDKKLRAALSVLAAAFGAASAPVSSFAQDAPAQAAGAPRLGWYKTCSKQEDNDICVVQNLILANGGQLVTAVGLISISGKVNRKILQVSVPTARLIPPGIMMQVDNNKGQKLDYAVCLPDKCTAEIPLTDAMIAGLKKGSDVIFTSINFRRAPNPIKISLEGFTGAYDGEAVSPNKLAESQKSLQDSMQKKAEEARKKLEDAQNAAKAQ, encoded by the coding sequence ATGATGTTCAAGTCTGATAAGAAATTGCGGGCAGCTCTGTCCGTTCTGGCAGCAGCTTTCGGCGCCGCTTCGGCCCCGGTATCCTCCTTCGCGCAGGATGCACCCGCACAGGCTGCCGGCGCGCCACGCCTTGGCTGGTACAAGACCTGCAGCAAGCAGGAAGACAACGATATCTGCGTCGTTCAGAACCTGATCCTCGCCAACGGCGGCCAGCTCGTCACGGCTGTCGGCCTTATCAGTATCTCCGGCAAGGTCAACCGCAAGATTCTGCAGGTATCCGTACCGACCGCTCGCCTGATTCCGCCGGGCATCATGATGCAGGTCGATAACAACAAGGGGCAGAAGCTCGATTACGCCGTCTGCCTGCCGGACAAGTGCACCGCCGAAATCCCGCTGACAGATGCGATGATCGCCGGCCTCAAGAAGGGCAGCGACGTGATCTTCACGTCGATCAACTTCCGCCGCGCCCCGAACCCGATCAAGATTTCGCTCGAAGGCTTTACCGGCGCCTATGATGGCGAAGCCGTTTCGCCGAACAAGCTCGCCGAAAGCCAGAAGAGCCTTCAGGACAGCATGCAGAAGAAGGCTGAAGAAGCCCGCAAGAAGCTCGAAGACGCGCAGAACGCAGCTAAGGCGCAGTAA
- the hspQ gene encoding heat shock protein HspQ: MKERVAKFSIGEVVRHKVFPFRGVIFDVDPEFANTEEWWNSIPPDVRPDKDQPFYHLLAENDDNEYVAYVSEQNLVNDESGIPLRNQQVYQIFDQAPSGQLKPKMSFAH; encoded by the coding sequence ATGAAAGAAAGAGTAGCAAAGTTCAGTATCGGTGAAGTGGTCCGGCACAAGGTTTTTCCGTTTCGCGGCGTCATCTTCGATGTCGATCCGGAATTCGCGAATACGGAAGAATGGTGGAATTCGATCCCTCCCGACGTCCGCCCTGACAAGGACCAGCCCTTCTACCACCTGCTCGCGGAAAATGACGATAACGAATATGTCGCTTACGTCTCCGAGCAGAACCTGGTGAATGACGAAAGCGGCATTCCGCTTCGCAATCAACAGGTTTACCAGATTTTCGATCAAGCGCCGTCTGGCCAGCTCAAACCCAAGATGAGCTTCGCCCACTAA
- the glnA gene encoding type I glutamate--ammonia ligase, translated as MATANEILKQIKENDVKFVDLRFTDPKGKLQHVTMDVSCVDEDMFADGVMFDGSSIGGWKAINESDMVLMPDTETVHMDPFFAQSTMVIVCDILDPVSGEAYNRDPRGTAKKAEAYLKASGIGDTIFVGPEAEFFVFDDVKYKADPYNTGFKLDSSELPSNDDTDYETGNLGHRPRVKGGYFPVPPVDSAQDMRSEMLTVLAEMGVVVEKHHHEVAAAQHELGIKFDTLVRNADKMQIYKYVVHQVANAYGKTATFMPKPIFGDNGSGMHVHQSIWKGGKPTFAGDEYAGLSETCLYYIGGIIKHAKAINAFTNPSTNSYKRLVPGYEAPVLLAYSARNRSASCRIPFGSNPKAKRVEVRFPDPTANPYLAFAAMLMAGLDGIKNKIHPGKAMDKDLYDLPPKELKKIPTVCGSLREALESLDKDRKFLTAGGVFDDDQIDAFIELKMAEVMRFEMTPHPVEYDMYYSA; from the coding sequence ATGGCGACCGCGAACGAAATTCTTAAGCAGATCAAAGAAAACGACGTCAAGTTCGTCGATCTGCGCTTTACCGACCCCAAGGGCAAACTGCAGCATGTCACGATGGACGTTTCCTGCGTCGATGAGGATATGTTCGCGGACGGCGTCATGTTCGACGGTTCCTCGATCGGCGGCTGGAAGGCCATCAACGAGTCCGACATGGTGCTGATGCCGGACACGGAAACGGTTCACATGGACCCGTTCTTCGCCCAATCCACCATGGTCATTGTCTGCGATATTCTCGACCCGGTTTCGGGCGAAGCATATAACCGCGATCCGCGCGGCACGGCAAAGAAGGCTGAGGCCTACCTCAAGGCATCCGGCATCGGCGACACGATCTTCGTGGGTCCGGAAGCTGAATTCTTTGTCTTCGACGATGTGAAATACAAGGCCGATCCCTACAATACCGGCTTCAAGCTCGACAGCAGCGAACTGCCGTCGAACGACGACACCGACTACGAGACCGGCAACCTCGGCCACCGTCCGCGCGTCAAGGGCGGTTACTTCCCGGTTCCGCCGGTCGACAGCGCCCAGGACATGCGCTCGGAAATGCTGACGGTGCTTGCCGAAATGGGCGTCGTCGTCGAGAAGCACCACCATGAAGTCGCCGCTGCCCAGCACGAACTGGGCATCAAGTTCGACACGCTCGTCCGCAACGCCGACAAGATGCAAATCTACAAGTACGTCGTGCACCAGGTCGCCAACGCCTACGGCAAGACGGCAACCTTCATGCCGAAGCCGATCTTCGGCGACAACGGCTCGGGCATGCACGTGCACCAGTCGATCTGGAAGGGCGGCAAGCCGACCTTTGCCGGTGACGAATATGCCGGCCTTTCCGAAACCTGCCTCTATTATATCGGCGGCATCATTAAGCATGCCAAGGCGATCAACGCCTTCACCAATCCGTCGACCAATTCCTACAAGCGTCTCGTTCCGGGCTACGAAGCACCGGTGCTCCTTGCCTATTCGGCCCGCAACCGCTCGGCCTCCTGCCGCATTCCGTTCGGCTCCAACCCGAAGGCCAAGCGCGTCGAGGTCCGCTTCCCCGATCCGACCGCCAACCCGTATCTCGCTTTCGCCGCCATGCTGATGGCCGGTCTCGACGGCATCAAAAACAAGATCCATCCCGGCAAGGCCATGGACAAGGATCTGTACGATCTGCCGCCGAAGGAATTGAAGAAGATCCCGACGGTTTGCGGTTCGCTGCGTGAGGCCCTCGAAAGCCTCGACAAGGACCGCAAGTTCCTGACGGCCGGCGGTGTCTTCGACGACGATCAAATCGACGCCTTCATCGAGCTGAAGATGGCAGAGGTGATGCGCTTCGAGATGACCCCGCATCCGGTCGAATACGATATGTACTATTCGGCTTGA
- a CDS encoding P-II family nitrogen regulator, with product MKKIEAIIKPFKLDEVKEALQEVGLQGITVTEAKGFGRQKGHTELYRGAEYVVDFLPKVKVEVVLADENAEAVIEAIRKAAQTGRIGDGKIFVSNVEEVIRIRTGETGIDAI from the coding sequence ATGAAAAAGATCGAAGCGATCATTAAGCCTTTCAAGCTGGACGAGGTGAAGGAAGCCCTTCAGGAAGTCGGCCTGCAGGGCATCACTGTCACGGAAGCAAAGGGCTTCGGTCGCCAGAAAGGCCATACGGAACTTTACCGCGGCGCTGAATATGTCGTCGATTTTCTGCCCAAGGTGAAGGTCGAGGTCGTGCTCGCCGACGAGAATGCGGAAGCCGTCATCGAGGCGATCCGCAAGGCCGCGCAGACCGGCCGAATCGGAGACGGGAAGATCTTCGTATCCAACGTCGAAGAAGTTATTCGAATCCGTACCGGCGAGACCGGCATCGACGCTATTTAA